One window of the Anopheles cruzii chromosome 2, idAnoCruzAS_RS32_06, whole genome shotgun sequence genome contains the following:
- the LOC128277612 gene encoding phenoloxidase-activating factor 2-like, producing MIYTWKVLVTLGALGIASFAKAQVPIDRIFFADNDTILNFANRVGEEENVGSQATSDPLDAIIPTQRPTTLLTAQGERCTCVPYFACRPQPEFAEQNKFNEIDVQYNPESCQDVLDVCCREVDSLVVPMNNTPGVLPVGRPKGCGLRNIGGIDFALTGNFNNEAGFGEFPWTVAIVKTQDGSSSCGGSLIHPNLVLTGAHCVQGFRQGQLKVRAGEWDTQTTKERLPFQERAITRVNTHPEYNPRSLAYDVAIVELDSPIQLTEHINVVCLPPANFDTRRTDCFATGWGKQQFGKAGKYSVIMKKVPLPLVTSSTCERQLQATRLTARFRLHQTFICAGGERGVDTCEGDGGAPLVCPIGAASESRYAQVGAVAWGIGCHDAVPAVYSNVILFRSWIDNIVRTLGFDTNVYDATLSALAGLF from the exons ATGATCTACACTTGGAAGGTGCTGGTGACTCTCGGTGCGTTGGGGATCGCCTCTTTCGCCAAGGCGCAGGTTCCCATAGATAGGATCTTCTTCGCCGACAACGATACGATCTTGAACTTTGCCAACCGTGTCGGAGAGGAGGAGAACGTAGGTTCGCAGGCCACGAGCGACCCGCTGGATGCGATTATACCAACGCAACGCCCGACGACGCTGCTGACGGCCCAGGGTGAACGGTGTACCTGCGTACCGTACTTTGCCTGCCGGCCCCAACCCGAGTTTGCCGAACAGAACAAATTCAACGAGATCGATGTCCA ATACAATCCGGAAAGCTGCCAGGATGTGCTGGATGTTTGCTGCCGCGAAGTCGATTCGCTGGTGGTGCCCATGAACAATACTCCGGGGGTTCTGCCGGTCGGGCGGCCGAAAGGTTGTGGGTTGCGCAACATCGGTGGCATCGATTTCGCGTTGACGGGTAACTTC AACAACGAAGCCGGCTTCGGTGAATTTCCGTGGACGGTGGCGATCGTCAAAACGCaagacggcagcagcagctgcggcggATCGCTGATCCACCCGAACCTCGTTCTGACCGGGGCCCACTGCGTGCAGGGCTTCCGACAGGGTCAGCTGAAGGTCCGTGCAGGCGAATGGGACACGCAGACGACGAAGGAACGACTCCCGTTCCAGGAGCGGGCAATTACGCGAGTTAACACCCACCCGGAGTATAACCCGCGCAGCTTGGCGTACGACGTAGCCATCGTGGAACTGGACAGTCCGATCCAGTTGACCGAGCACATTAACGTAGTGTGCCTTCCGCCGGCCAACTTTGACACGCGGCGTACGGATTGCTTCGCCACGGGCTGGGGCAAGCAGCAGTTCGGGAAGGCGGGCAAGTACAGCGTGATCATGAAAAAGGTCCCGCTTCCGCTGGTGACATCGTCCACGTGCGAGCGGCAACTGCAAGCCACGCGACTcaccgcccggttccggctgCATCAGACGTTCATCTGTGCCGGTGGCGAGCGCGGCGTCGACACGTGCGAAGGCGATGGAGGGGCTCCGCTGGTGTGCCCGATTGGTGCGGCCTCCGAAAGCCGCTATGCACAGGTGGGCGCCGTGGCTTGGGGAATCGGTTGCCATGATGCCGTCCCGGCGGTGTACTCGAACGTGATCCTGTTCCGCTCGTGGATCGACAACATCGTACGAACGCTGGGCTTTGACACGAACGTGTACGATGCAACGCTATCCGCTTTGGCGGGACTGTTCTAG
- the LOC128267280 gene encoding phenoloxidase-activating factor 2-like, translating into MNLLVAGFIPLVLLVTLAGGVHGQSTCSGKCVPLKNCLQDEDDAPPEVDLRIGQEESTVVGQCAHYLDVCCSDDHISEEQSSATNGPRTTTEEQFQPCGQRNTDGVGFRIGGVVDEAEYGEFPWTLLVMETTDIGDFGRKEIYVCVASLLAPNVALTVAHNVVNKTARNLLVRAGEWDTRTDSEVLPTQESGVQNVLVHERYNHHHHFDVALLVLAKPFYPAENVQTICLPPPGVRPAATTECITGGWGKDKFGKGGVYQQILKRVTLPIVQSGKCQEALRTTRLGVKYNLHSSFLCAGGKEGADVCSGDGGAALVCPMHGSSTRYYQAGIVAWGIGCGDKVPGVYVDVPSVRDWIVNNLQSLSVNRMFYEGS; encoded by the exons ATGAACCTACTCGTCGCGGGATTTATTCCCCTGGTGCTTCTCGTAACGCTGGCGGGAGGCGTCCATGGTCAG AGCACCTGCAGTGGTAAGTGTGTGCCGCTCAAGAACTGTCTTCAGGATGAAGACGatgcgccaccggaagtggatcTGCGGATCGGGCAGGAGGAATCGACCGTGGTTGGCCAGTGTGCGCACTACCTGGATGTGTGCTGCTCGGACGATCACATCAGCGAGGAACAATCATCAGCGACGAATGGTCCAAGAACGACGACGGAGGAACAGTTCCAACCGTGTGGTCAGCGTAACACGGACGGTGTTGGCTTCCGGATCGGTGGCGTTGTTGATGAAGCGGAATATG GCGAGTTCCCGTGGACTCTACTCGTGATGGAGACGACGGATATCGGCGATTTCGGTAGGAAGGAGATATACGTGTGCGTTGCGTCCCTGCTGGCCCCCAATGTGGCCCTTACGGTGGCTCACAACGTCGTTAACAAGACGGCCAGAAACCTTTTGGTGCGCGCCGGAGAATGGGACACCCGAACGGACTCGGAGGTACTACCGACACAGGAAAGTGGCGTGCAAAATGTTCTGGTACACGAACGCTacaaccatcaccaccatttCGACGTGGCGCTACTCGTGCTGGCGAAGCCATTCTATCCGGCCGAAAACGTGCAGACCATCTGTCTGCCTCCGCCGGGAGTTCGGCCCGCGGCGACCACCGAGTGCATCACCGGGGGCTGGGGCAAGGACAAGTTTGGCAAGGGCGGCGTTTACCAGCAGATCCTGAAGCGCGTTACACTGCCCATCGTGCAGTCGGGCAAGTGTCAGGAGGCGCTTCGAACCACCCGGCTCGGGGTCAAGTATAACCTTCACAGTTCGTTCCTGTGTGCCGGCGGGAAGGAGGGTGCCGATGTGTgctccggtgacggtggagcCGCCCTCGTGTGTCCAATGCACGGTTCGTCGACGCGCTACTATCAGGCGGGTATCGTCGCTTGGGGAATCGGGTGCGGTGATAAGGTTCCCGGTGTTTACGTGGAcgttccgtccgttcgggACTGGATCGTGAACAACCTGCAGTCGCTGTCCGTAAATCGCATGTTCTACGAAGGGTCTTGA
- the LOC128278372 gene encoding uncharacterized protein LOC128278372, whose product MARWKPALTRSLLFAVLAIVLLHLIVSISGACVCVPEELCPAPEVDLRLVDTDEECQPGAVCCDVSMGTLTMGNVPKSQPFCATACVLSEDQCSGDYLDNEYGEGLLDVRLMSDEKCPGDYICCKSVEPSIQAVCNGTCVPGGMCTMFESSGTVGCTGGQVCCRMNRNMWTGLINEINAIDHAESAVKQPETHCEGAGGADGSPAWFVSVWARVEVLQGFLSHRFLCGGVLVSPKIVLTLASCVERTTSSNLYVILGSNYDLVNRFSIRDDDTYTIDKLILHEDYDPATETAPNNAALLRLSEAASPQGGEECFARFTTEGEPLGECYVFGWNKDAYVQGSESLLRSYPTKFNVNGCNPGTVCFEPGANCEDRSMQGSAVVCGDRRQRATKLHALLVNNCTGLAVDHLSAWLRHQENPTFMQMPQRPVPSRQYLPV is encoded by the exons ATGGCCCGCTGGAAGCCCGCTCTCACTCGATCGCTTCTATTCGCGGTACTGGCGATAGTTCTTTTGCACTTGATCGTGTCGATTTCGGGAGCATGCGTCTGCGTCCCGGAAGAGCTTTGTCCAGCGCCTGAAGTGGATCTGCGGTTGGTTGACACCGACGAGGAGTGCCAACCGGGAGCAGTGTGCTGCGACGTATCCATGGGAACGTTAACCATGGGGAACGTACCCAAGAGCCAGCCATTCTGCGCGACCGCGTGCGTTTTGAGCGAAGACCAGTGTTCGGGAGACTATCTGGACAACGAGTACGGTGAGGGTCTGCTCGATGTGCGGCTGATGTCCGATGAGAAATGTCCCGGCGATTACATCTGCTGTAAGTCCGTGGAACCGTCGATCCAAGCAGTTTGCAATGGAACCTGCGTGCCGGGCGGCATGTGCACCATGTTTGAATCATCTGGAACCGTCGGATGCACAGGGGGTCAAGTGTGCTGTCGGATGAACCGAAACATGTGGACAGGACTCATTAACGAGATCAACGCGATCGATCACGCGGAAAGCGCCGTGAAGCAGCCGGAGACCCACTGCGAGGGGGCCGGCGGCGCCGACGGTTCCCCAGCCTGGTTCGTATCGGTTTGGGCACGGGTGGAAGTTTTGCAAGGCTTCCTCAGTCACCGGTTTCTCTGCGGTGGCGTGCTGGTTTCGCCAAAGATCGTGCTCACGTTAGCCAGCTGTGTGGAGCGTACGACTTCCAGTAACCTTTACGTGATCCTCGGCAGCAACTATGACCTTGTGAACCGGTTTTCGATTCGGGACGATGAT ACCTACACGATCGATAAGTTGATCCTCCACGAGGATTACGACCCAGCGACGGAAACAGCTCCTAATAACGCCGCCCTGCTTCGACTGTCAGAAGCGGCGTCGCCACAGGGTGGTGAAGAGTGTTTTGCAAGGTTCACCACAGAAGGTGAGCCGCTGGGCGAATGTTACGTCTTCGGTTGGAACAAGGATGCTTACGTGCAAGGCTCCGAAAGCCTTCTGAGGAGCTACCCAACGAAGTTCAACGTAAATGGTTGCAATCCTGGTACGGTTTGCTTCGAACCCGGCGCCAATTGTGAGGATCGTTCGATGCAGGGTTCAGCCGTCGTTTGTGGTGATCGCCGCCAGAGAGCTACAAAGCTACACGCGCTACTCGTTAACAATTGCACCGGTTTGGCGGTGGACCACCTTTCGGCTTGGCTTCGGCACCAGGAAAACCCCACCTTCATGCAGATGCCTCAACGACCGGTGCCCTCGCGTCAATATCTTCCGGTGTAA